CGGCGTAGTCAAGGTACGTCTGACCGGCGCCTGTGGGGGTTGTCCCATGTCACAGATGACCCTGAAAAACGGGATTGAGGCAGTACTGAAAAAGGAAGTGCCGGAAGTCAAAAGCGTGGAATCTCTCTGAGAGATTCCTGCAAAACAACCGGAATCCCGACAAATTTCGGAATTGAATAGAT
This is a stretch of genomic DNA from Deltaproteobacteria bacterium. It encodes these proteins:
- a CDS encoding NifU family protein — protein: MRELVEKALDKIRPSLQRDGGNVELVEVVDGVVKVRLTGACGGCPMSQMTLKNGIEAVLKKEVPEVKSVESL